Genomic DNA from Deinococcota bacterium:
CGTCTCGCGCTCTTGGGCAGCAAGCTCCAGGCGACGCTCGCATCGCTCGCCGGGTCGCCCAGACCCACGGACCCGAAGTCGATCACGGCGCTCAGCCGACCACGACGCACCAGCAGGTTGCCGGGCAGCAGATCGGCGTGAACCCAGATGTCCGGGCCGCGCCATTCGGGCGCTTCCAGAGCCCTCTCCCACGCCGCCGTCGCCGCGGCCTCATCGATGAGGCCGCGCGACCGCTCGATAGCGGCGCGCGTCGGGGCGTCCAGCATCGCCAGCGTCCGCGTGCCTCGAGCGGACGTCGGCGCGTCCAGGGTGCTGACGCTTTGCAGCGCGATGATGAACGCCGCCAGGTCACGCGCGAGCCCTTCGGGGTCGTGCAGACGGTCGGCCTTCGGGTTCTCGCCCTCGAGCCACTCGTAGACGGACCAAGGATAAGGGTAGCCCTCGGTGGGCACGCCCCGGCCGTGCGGAAGGGGTATCCTTACCGGCAGGAGCGGCGCGAGCCGCGGCAGCCACCTGTGCTCCTTGTCTACCTCCTCAACCGGCACCGCGAGCCGCGGGAGCCGCACCACTAGCTCGTCGCCGAGCCGGTAGAGCGCGTGGACGGTGCCCGCTGAGGCGACCGGTCGGATGGGAAGCCCGGCCCACTCCGGAAACTGATCTGCGATGAGCCGGGCGACGAGGTCGCCGTCGATGTCGACCTCGTCGGCGTGCATTTTCTTGGTCGGCATGTTGGCTGACATGATGTCCTTAGTTTTGAACTGACGCAACCAGCAGACGAGCCCGCTATTTGGGTAGGTACTTTTCCCAGGCGGCTTCGATATTGGGAATGACGCCGTAGGCGGTGCTGAAGATGAAGCGCGGCGCGTAGGGTTTGCTGCGCAACTGCATCTTGGCCTCGTCTGGGGTGCGGTCGCGCTTTTTGGCGTTGCACCTGCGGCAGCAGGAAGTGACGTTTTCCCAGCTCGTGGGGCCGCCCTTGCTGCGGGGGATGACGTGGTCCAAGGTGAGGTCGTGGGAGTGAACGCCGCAGTACTGGCAGCGGTGGTCGTCGCGCCGGAAGACGTTCTTGCGGTTGAAGGCGATGCGCTGCCGGGGCGGGCGCTTTACGTAGCGCCGCAGGCGGATGACGCTCGGCACTCTAAAAACGGTGCTCGGCGAGCGCAAGACGCCGCTGCCGTCCTCGACCCGCTCGGCGACCTCGTGCATGAGCAGCGCCACGGCCCGCTTGACCGAGCAGATGTGCAGGGGCTCGTAGGAGGCGTTCAAGATGAGCACCCGCTGGGAGATGAGCTGCCCAGGGCTCGAGCTGACCTCCTCGTCCTCGGGGGCGAAGGGGTCGAGCGCGGGATTGACCTCGAGATTGTCCCGGTGCTTAGGGGCGGCTTTACCTCCAGCGTGACATTGCCCTGAGTATACAAGGACGTCAGGGAAATGTGGTCGTTTGGGCGGCTTGACCTATATCAACCCGACAGCCCTATCTCTTTTCCAGCGCCAGGTCGATAAGCCGGGCGACGAGCTCGGGGTAGCTCAGCCCGGCCTCTTGCCAGAGCTTGGGATACATGCTCGTCTCGGTAAAGCCGGGCATGGTGTTGATCTCGTTTAAGTAGAGGCGCTGGTCTTTGGGGGTGTAGAAAAAGTCCACGCGCGCGAGCCCCGCCGCGTCGACGGCGCGGAAGGCTTGCAGCGCCAGGCACCTGCACCTCTCGGCGACGGCGTGGGGAAGGTCGGCGGGAATCATCAGAGCGGCCGCGCCCGCGGTGTACTTCGTGGCGTAGTCGTAGAAGTCGCTCCCGTAGCCGATCTCGCCGACGGCGCTCGCCTCGGGCGCGTCGTTGCCGAGGACGGCGACCTCGAGCTCGCGCGCGCCCGTGAGCCCCTGCTCGACGATGAGGCGCCGGTCGTGCCGGGCGGCCTCGTCGAGCGCTGCGCTCAACGACATCCGCTCGCTCGCCCTGGCGATACCCACCGAGGAGCCCAGGTTGGCGGGCTTGACGAAGAGGGGATAGCCGAGGGCCTCCAGGCTGTCCAATACCTCGCCGGGAGTGTCGCTCCACGCCTTGCGGCTGACCGCGCGGTAGGCGACCTGCGGAAAACCGTGGGCGGCGAAGACCGCCTTCATCATGGGCTTGTCCATGCCGACCGCGCTGCCGAGCACGTCCGAGCCGACAAAGGGCAGGCCCATGAGCTTGAGCATGCCCTGCACGCTGCCGTCCTCGCCCAGGGGACCGTGCAGCAGGGGAAAGACCACCTCGAAATGATCGAAGCGCTCGCCCAGCAGACTTTGAAGGTCGGTGGCGGGCGCCAAGGCCAGGGCGTCGCCGGCGGGCGTGTCGCTCCGTCCCTTGTGGAGCGCCCGGCGCGAGGCCTCCTCGCTCAGCCGCCGGCCGTCCCTGCCGATGACGAGCGGGGTGATCTCGAAGCACGCTCCGGCGGCGGCCATGACCGAGCGCGCCGAGGCCAGCGAGACCTCGTGTTCTTCCGACTGGCCGCCGCAGAGCAAGAGCACCCTCGGCCTCGTCAGCGCGCGCATGATCACCTTTCCTCCTTGTGTAACTTACACATTGTGTGTAAAGATACCCTGTAAATCCGCGCGCGTCAAGTGAAAAGCCTTGCATCTATCCCCAGATG
This window encodes:
- a CDS encoding aminoglycoside phosphotransferase family protein — encoded protein: MPTKKMHADEVDIDGDLVARLIADQFPEWAGLPIRPVASAGTVHALYRLGDELVVRLPRLAVPVEEVDKEHRWLPRLAPLLPVRIPLPHGRGVPTEGYPYPWSVYEWLEGENPKADRLHDPEGLARDLAAFIIALQSVSTLDAPTSARGTRTLAMLDAPTRAAIERSRGLIDEAAATAAWERALEAPEWRGPDIWVHADLLPGNLLVRRGRLSAVIDFGSVGLGDPASDASVAWSLLPKSARRVFRAALDVDDATWARGRGLALSIALTALPYYRHSNPIFAEVARHTIAEVLAYQRP
- a CDS encoding HNH endonuclease, encoding MLILNASYEPLHICSVKRAVALLMHEVAERVEDGSGVLRSPSTVFRVPSVIRLRRYVKRPPRQRIAFNRKNVFRRDDHRCQYCGVHSHDLTLDHVIPRSKGGPTSWENVTSCCRRCNAKKRDRTPDEAKMQLRSKPYAPRFIFSTAYGVIPNIEAAWEKYLPK
- a CDS encoding D-alanine--D-alanine ligase yields the protein MRALTRPRVLLLCGGQSEEHEVSLASARSVMAAAGACFEITPLVIGRDGRRLSEEASRRALHKGRSDTPAGDALALAPATDLQSLLGERFDHFEVVFPLLHGPLGEDGSVQGMLKLMGLPFVGSDVLGSAVGMDKPMMKAVFAAHGFPQVAYRAVSRKAWSDTPGEVLDSLEALGYPLFVKPANLGSSVGIARASERMSLSAALDEAARHDRRLIVEQGLTGARELEVAVLGNDAPEASAVGEIGYGSDFYDYATKYTAGAAALMIPADLPHAVAERCRCLALQAFRAVDAAGLARVDFFYTPKDQRLYLNEINTMPGFTETSMYPKLWQEAGLSYPELVARLIDLALEKR